Proteins co-encoded in one Phycodurus eques isolate BA_2022a chromosome 21, UOR_Pequ_1.1, whole genome shotgun sequence genomic window:
- the scrib gene encoding protein scribble homolog isoform X19 yields the protein MLKCIPLWRCNRHVESVDKRHCNLQAVPDEVFRYSRSLEELLLDANQLKELPKPFFRLLNLRKLGLSDNEIQRLPPEVANFMQLVELDISRNDIPEIPESIKFCRSLEIADFSGNPLSRLPDGFTQLRALAHLALNEVSLQTLPGDIGNLANLVTLELRENLLKCLPTSLSFLVKLEQLDLGSNELEVLPDTLGALPNLRELWLDRNQLSSLPSELGNLRRLVCLDVSENRLEELPSELDGLLALTDLLLTQNLLEVVPDSIGCLKQLSILKVDQNRLTHLTDSIGECENLTELVLTENLLQTLPRSLGKLKKLTNLNVDRNRLGAVPKELGGCASLNVLSLRDNRLGKLPAELADATELHVLDVAGNRLQNLPFALTNLNLKAMWLAENQSQPMLKFQTEDDERTGEKVLTCYLLPQQPSPSLENLLQNSVDDSWTDSNLNRVSVIQFQEETKTEDEDDEAAAERRGLQRRATPHPSELKVMKKGIEDRRNEAFAPRPEREDQPSDAQEKRLSDLSNQSHDSQVSDSTLSAISHEERREVALPSQREDLVDGHSRHEEEDLDEMEVEYIEPTVHFAEEPIIRGGDEDDGEEDGERSDEEDDMAPFPAEKQRLIRKDTPHYKKHFKITKLPQPETVAALLQGFNPDGLGSPARAAEDERDGHEEDEEDEGVGTPRLRLRVEASELEDSRYHVNSSQVKGVSFDQVNNLLIEPARIEEEEHTLTILRQTGGLGISIAGGKGSTPYKGDDEGIFISRVSEEGPAARAGVKVGDKLLEVNGVDLHKAEHHAAVEALRSSGAAVSMTVLRERMVEPENAITTTPLRPEDDYFPRERRSSSGLAFSLEGGHGQGAGLGPLQRLSTCLVRNDRGLGFSIAGGKGSTPYRTGDTGIYISRIAEGGAAHRDGTLRVGDRVISINGVDMTEARHDQAVALLTGTSPTIALLVERDPNAPRSPGLSRQRAHSPPPPEPSDSPDQDEEGLQGNHLGRMEDEYPIEEVTLVKSGGPLGLSIVGGSDHASHPFGINEPGVFISKVIPHGLACESGLRVGDRILEVNAIDLRHATHQEAVRALLVNKQEIRMLVRRDPSPPGMQEIVIHKQPGEKLGISIRGGAKGHVGNPFDSTDEGIFISKVSSSGAAARDSRLQVGMRILEVNNHSLLGMTHTEAVRVLRAVGDSLVMLVCDGFDPRKVPTAEASPGIIANPFASGIVRKNSMESISSIDRDLSPEEMDIMQKESEMVRETSQWEKEEMEKMERMRLEREEATRLLEEETENIGSGPLKLDYKTLAALPTTSLQKINRFSPSLSPTAPMEAPLQAQYNAPLEPLGFSLSHPPNPHADPASSPSLFSSKEDGVGSTATLNLAAQDEESLVDSQPICFKENPFLVANRKGKGLPPGQRILSGPPVGYGKQGQLQPWLFSKTPSSDYTSTESPIREAPYSPTIQPPSHQSSDSSLCSGRETRFASIHFTSTPNTRDHTSSSTRPGAILPVGRMRPSTSPAAPDGLSPSPFQHGPSPFNSQTSPRAPSPTSPYEFPTNAKQAYKAFAAVPRSLAALEPEQDMVYGVRNNFHAKQPSPEPELNNEVFDDGADGQEGAGGAAAVKVAARSALSPDRLEYMNLAAVPRLSRPSLDTQSPSPGGKDSPEQRSFRDRQKYFEIDVKQQTPDKPKPRVSLVGEDDLKKMREEEERKFEQRAREYLLDEEEEDDEEDLAKHVAQMKVTGKVLLDGVEYDVEPVSVPSQPCATPPGYCGSSGPSSVDGKGDTPRNSLDDSFRLEQRPNSMTGLIPVYAGDSAAPIRTAKAERRHQERLRMQSPELAVAPDKDLSPAEKRALEAEKRAMWRAARMKSLEQDALKAQMVIAKSRDGKKRGTLDQLAESPSPAPTPSPTPMEELISPRGLTSPGRLSLSSKRFDYRQFAAIPSSKPVYDIQSPDAVDDVQFTDDGSQHPGRATGPEAEDPVPATSALEEMALYSNKRKLRQGRRSLETAVPT from the exons ATTGCCGGATGGTTTCACTCAGCTGCGAGCGCTGGCTCACTTGGCGCTCAACGAGGTGTCGTTGCAGACTCTGCCCGGCGACATCGGAAA TCTGGCCAACCTGGTGACGCTGGAGCTGAGGGAGAACCTGCTCAAGTGTCTGCCCAC GTCGCTGTCCTTCCTGGTGAAACTGGAACAGCTGGACCTGGGCAGCAACGAACTGGAAGTGTTG CCGGACACACTCGGCGCACTGCCCAACCTGAGGGAGCTTTGGCTGGACCGCAACCAGTTGTCCTCCTTACCATCG GAGCTGGGGAACCTCCGGAGACTGGTGTGTCTGGACGTGTCGGAGAATCGCCTGGAGGAGCTTCCCTCCGAGCTGGACGGCCTCCTGGCCCTCACCGACCTGCTGCTCACACAGAACCTGCTGGAGGTGGTTCCGGACAGCATAG GTTGTCTGAAGCAACTGTCCATCCTCAAGGTGGACCAAAACAGACTTACTCACCTGACGGACTCCATTGGAGAGTGTGAAAACCTGACGGAGCTCGTCCTGACCGAGAACCTCCTCCAG ACGCTTCCTCGCTCGCTGGGCAAGCTGAAGAAGCTGACCAACTTGAATGTGGACCGCAACCGCCTGGGCGCCGTGCCCAAGGAGCTGGGCGGCTGCGCCAGCCTCAACGTGCTCTCGCTGCGCGACAACCGCCTGGGCAAGCTACCCGCTGAGCTCGCCGACGCCACAGAGCTGCACGTGCTGGATGTGGCTGGGAACAG ATTACAAAATCTGCCTTTTGCCTTGACAAACCTCAATTTGAAGGCCATGTGGCTGGCAGAGAACCAGTCGCAGCCCATGCTCAAGTTCCAAACCGAGGATGACGAGCGCACGGGGGAGAAAGTGTTGACCTGCTACCTGCTGCCTCAGCAGCCTTCCCCCAGCCTTG AGAACCTGCTGCAGAACAGCGTGGACGACAGCTGGACGGACAGCAACCTGAACAGAGTCTCGGTCATTCAGTTCCAGGAAGAGACCAAGAccgaggacgaggacgacgaggCTGCCGCCGAGCGCAGG GGCCTTCAGCGTCGAGCCACACCTCATCCCAGCGAGCTAAAGGTGATGAAAAAGGGGATCGAGGACAGGCGGAACGAAGCGTTCGCGCCCAGGCCCGAAAGAGAAGATCAGCCCTCCGATGCGCAG gagaaacggctcagcgACCTCTCGAACCAGAGCCACGACTCGCAGGTGTCCGACAGCACGCTGTCAGCCATCTCCCACGAGGAGCGGCGAGAGGTCGCCTTGCCCTCCCAGAGAGAGGACCTTGTGGACGGGCACTCCCGCCACGAGGAGGAGGACCTGGATGAGATGGAGGTGGAGTACATTGAG CCCACCGTACACTTTGCCGAGGAGCCCATCATCCGCGGCGGGGACGAGGACGACGGCGAGGAAGACGGCGAGCGGAGCGACGAGGAAGATGACATGGCCCCCTTCCCCGCCGAGAAGCAGCGTCTCATCCGGAAGGACACGCCGCACTACAAGAAGCACTTCAAGATCACCAAGTTGCCCCAACCCGAGACGGTGGCGGCCCTCCTGCAGGGCTTCAACCCCGACGGGCTCGGCTCGCCCGCGCGGGCCGCCGAGGACGAGCGGGACGGGCacgaggaggacgaggaagacGAGGGCGTCGGTACCCCTCGACTACGTCTCAGGGTGGAGGCGTCGGAGCTGGAAGACAGCCGATACCACGTCAACTCCAGTCAAGTCAAG GGGGTGTCATTTGATCAAGTCAATAATCTGCTGATTGAACCTGCTCGAATTGAGGAGGAAGAG CACACCTTAACCATCCTGCGCCAAACGGGCGGCCTCGGCATCAGCATTGCCGGCGGGAAAGGGTCCACGCCGTACAAGGGGGACGACGAG GGTATCTTCATCTCCAGAGTTTCTGAGGAAGGACCTGCAGCCAGAGCAGGAGTGAAAGTAGGAGACAAGCTGCTGGAG GTGAACGGCGTGGACCTCCACAAGGCTGAGCACCACGCGGCCGTGGAGGCCCTGCGCAGTTCCGGGGCCGCCGTCTCCATGACGGTGCTGCGCGAGCGCATGGTGGAGCCGGAAAACGCCATCACCACCACGCCGCTCAGGCCCGAGGACGACTACTTCCCACGGGAGAGGCGCAGCAGCAGCGGGCTGGCCTTCAGCTTGGAGGGCGGTCACGGCCAGGGTGCCGGGTTAGGACCCCTGCAGCGCCTCTCCACCTGCTTGGTGCGCAACGACAGGGGGCTGGGCTTCAGCATCGCCGGAGGAAAGGGATCCACGCCGTACCGCACTGGGGACACG gGGATCTACATCTCTCGGATTGCAGAGGGGGGAGCAGCCCACCGAGACGGCACGCTACGCGTAGGCGACCGGGTCATCTCT ATCAATGGTGTAGACATGACAGAGGCCAGACATGACCAGGCAGTAGCGCTCCTTACCGGCACCTCGCCCACTATCGCCCTACTGGTTGAGCGAGACCCCAACGCCCCGCGCTCCCCGGGCCTCTCCCGGCAGCGGGCCCACTCCCCGCCGCCACCGGAGCCCTCGGACTCTCCGGACCAGGACGAAGAGGGCCTGCAGGGGAACCACCTGGGCCGAATGGAGGATGAATACCCCATTGAG GAAGTGACGCTGGTCAAGTCAGGCGGTCCCCTCGGCCTGAGCATCGTGGGGGGCAGCGACCACGCCAGCCACCCCTTCGGCATCAACGAACCCGGGGTGTTCATCTCAAAG GTGATCCCTCACGGTTTGGCGTGTGAAAGCGGCTTGCGTGTGGGTGACCGGATCCTGGAGGTGAACGCCATCGACCTGCGCCACGCTACGCACCAGGAGGCCGTGCGGGCGCTGTTGGTCAACAAACAGGAGATCCGGATGCTGGTGCGCAGAGATCCCTCGCCGCCCGGGATGCAG GAAATTGTGATCCACAAGCAGCCAGGGGAGAAACTGGGAATCAGTATACGTGGAGGAGCTAAAGGCCACGTAGGAAATCCTTTTGACTCGACTGATGAGGGCATCTTCATATCCAAG GTGAGCTCAAGTGGCGCGGCCGCCCGGGACAGCCGGTTGCAGGTGGGCATGCGCATCCTGGAGGTGAACAACCACAGCTTGCTTGGCATGACGCACACAGAGGCCGTGCGAGTGTTGCGGGCCGTGGGCGACTCCCTGGTCATGCTGGTGTGCGACGGCTTCGACCCGCGCAAAGTGCCCACTGCGGAG GCGTCTCCTGGCATCATCGCCAACCCTTTTGCATCAGGCATCGTTCGTAAAAACAGTATGGAGAGTATCTCTTCTATAGATAGAGACCTGAGCCCAGAAGAGATGGACATCATGCAAAAG GAGTCTGAGATGGTGAGGGAGACGTCCCAGTGGGAGAAGGAAGAGATGGAGAAAATG GAGCGTATGCGCTTGGAACGAGAGGAGGCAACTCGCCTGCTAGAAGAGGAGACCGAG AACATCGGCAGTGGACCTTTAAAGCTGGACTACAAAACCTTGGCAGCGTTGCCCACCACCAGCCTGCAGAAGATCAATAGG TTCTCTCCTTCTCTAAGTCCTACCGCCCCCATGGAGGCCCCCCTGCAGGCCCAGTACAACGCCCCATTAGAGCCTCTGGGCTTCAGTTTAAGCCACCCCCCGAACCCTCACGCGGACCCGGCATCCTCCCCGAGTCTGTTCTCCTCCAAAGAAGACGGCGTCGGCTCGACGGCGACTCTGAATTTGGCAGCGCAAGATGAGGAGTCTTTGGTGGATTCGCAACCCATCTGCTTCAAGGAGAACCCCTTTTTAGTAGCCAACCGCAAAGGCAAGGGTCTGCCGCCCGGCCAGCGGATCCTATCGGGACCACCGGTGGGCTACGGGAAACAGGGCCAACTTCAGCCTTGGTTGTTCAGCAAG ACCCCATCATCTGATTACACCAGCACCGAGAGTCCAATCAGAGAAGCCCCCTACTCTCCGACAATCCAGCCG CCCAGCCACCAGTCTTCCGATAGCTCCCTGTGTTCCGGCAGGGAGACCCGCTTC GCAAGCATTCATTTCACCTCCACCCCCAACACCAGGGACCACACTTCATCCTCT ACCCGACCGGGCGCCATCCTCCCCGTCGGGCGCATGCGACCGAGCACCTCCCCGGCCGCTCCGGACGGCCTCAGCCCTAGCCCCTTCCAGCATGGCCCCTCTCCCTTCAACTCTCAGACCTCT CCTCgcgccccctcccccacctcgcCCTACGAGTTCCCCACGAATGCCAAGCAGGCGTACAAGGCGTTTGCCGCCGTGCCTCGCTCGCTGGCGGCGCTGGAGCCGGAGCAG GACATGGTGTATGGTGTGAGGAACAATTTCCATGCCAAGCAGCCTTCTCCAGAG CCCGAGTTGAACAACGAGGTGTTTGACGACGGCGCGGACGGTCAGGAGGGGGCCGGCGGAGCTGCGGCCGTCAAGGTCGCGGCCCGCTCCGCCCTCTCGCCTGACCGTTTGGAGTACATGAATCTGGCGGCCGTGCCTCGTCTCTCCAGGCCGTCCCTGGACACGCAG AGTCCGTCGCCCGGTGGCAAGGACAGCCCGGAGCAGCGCTCCTTCCGGGATCGGCAGAAATACTTTGAGATCGACGTGAAGCAGCAGACGCCCGACAAGCCCAAGCCTCGCGTCTCGCTGGTCGGCGAGGACGACCTCAAGAAGATGAGGGAGGAGGAAG AGCGTAAATTTGAGCAGAGAGCGCGGGAGTACCTGCtggacgaagaggaggaggatgacgagGAGGACCTGGCCAAGCACGTGGCGCAGATGAAGGTGACTGGCAAGGTGCTGCTGGACGGAGTGGAGTACGACGTGGAGCCCGTGTCCGTGCCGTCGCAGCCGTGCGCCACGCCGCCCGGCTACTGCGGGAGTTCAGG GCCCTCGTCAGTGGACGGTAAAGGAGACACACCGAGGAATTCGTTGGACGACAGCTTCAGACTGGAGCAGCGGCCCAACTCCATGACTGG tTTGATCCCCGTGTACGCCGGTGACTCCGCGGCTCCCATTCGCACGGCCAAAGCCGAGCGGCGACACCAGGAGAGGCTCCGCATGCAGAGTCCGGAGCTGGCCGTGGCCCCGGACAAGGACCTCTCCCCCGCCGAGAAGCGAGCCCTGGAGGCCGAGAAGAGAGCCATGTGGAGAGCGGCACG GATGAAGTCTCTGGAACAGGACGCGCTCAAAGCCCAGATGGTCATCGCCAAGTCTCGGGACGGGAAAAAGCGCGGCACCCTGGACCAGCTGGCGGAGTCGCCCTCGCCCGCGCCCACACCCTCGCCCACCCCGATGGAAG AGCTCATCAGTCCTCGAGGACTAACCTCCCCGGGCAGACTG TCCCTGTCATCAAAGAGGTTTGACTACCGCCAGTTTGCCGCCATTCCCTCTTCCAAACCGGTATACGACATCCAG TCTCCTGACGCGGTGGACGACGTGCAGTTCACCGACGACGGCTCGCAGCATCCGG gTCGCGCCACCGGCCCGGAGGCCGAGGACCCCGTGCCCGCTACCTCGGCCCTCGAGGAGATGGCGCTGTACAGCAACAAGCGCAAGCTGCGACAAGGGCGCCGCAGTTTGGAGACCGCCGTGCCCACGTAA
- the scrib gene encoding protein scribble homolog isoform X20 → MLKCIPLWRCNRHVESVDKRHCNLQAVPDEVFRYSRSLEELLLDANQLKELPKPFFRLLNLRKLGLSDNEIQRLPPEVANFMQLVELDISRNDIPEIPESIKFCRSLEIADFSGNPLSRLPDGFTQLRALAHLALNEVSLQTLPGDIGNLANLVTLELRENLLKCLPTSLSFLVKLEQLDLGSNELEVLPDTLGALPNLRELWLDRNQLSSLPSELGNLRRLVCLDVSENRLEELPSELDGLLALTDLLLTQNLLEVVPDSIGCLKQLSILKVDQNRLTHLTDSIGECENLTELVLTENLLQTLPRSLGKLKKLTNLNVDRNRLGAVPKELGGCASLNVLSLRDNRLGKLPAELADATELHVLDVAGNRLQNLPFALTNLNLKAMWLAENQSQPMLKFQTEDDERTGEKVLTCYLLPQQPSPSLENLLQNSVDDSWTDSNLNRVSVIQFQEETKTEDEDDEAAAERRGLQRRATPHPSELKVMKKGIEDRRNEAFAPRPEREDQPSDAQEKRLSDLSNQSHDSQVSDSTLSAISHEERREVALPSQREDLVDGHSRHEEEDLDEMEVEYIEPTVHFAEEPIIRGGDEDDGEEDGERSDEEDDMAPFPAEKQRLIRKDTPHYKKHFKITKLPQPETVAALLQGFNPDGLGSPARAAEDERDGHEEDEEDEGVGTPRLRLRVEASELEDSRYHVNSSQVKGVSFDQVNNLLIEPARIEEEEHTLTILRQTGGLGISIAGGKGSTPYKGDDEGIFISRVSEEGPAARAGVKVGDKLLEVNGVDLHKAEHHAAVEALRSSGAAVSMTVLRERMVEPENAITTTPLRPEDDYFPRERRSSSGLAFSLEGGHGQGAGLGPLQRLSTCLVRNDRGLGFSIAGGKGSTPYRTGDTGIYISRIAEGGAAHRDGTLRVGDRVISINGVDMTEARHDQAVALLTGTSPTIALLVERDPNAPRSPGLSRQRAHSPPPPEPSDSPDQDEEGLQGNHLGRMEDEYPIEEVTLVKSGGPLGLSIVGGSDHASHPFGINEPGVFISKVIPHGLACESGLRVGDRILEVNAIDLRHATHQEAVRALLVNKQEIRMLVRRDPSPPGMQEIVIHKQPGEKLGISIRGGAKGHVGNPFDSTDEGIFISKVSSSGAAARDSRLQVGMRILEVNNHSLLGMTHTEAVRVLRAVGDSLVMLVCDGFDPRKVPTAEASPGIIANPFASGIVRKNSMESISSIDRDLSPEEMDIMQKESEMVRETSQWEKEEMEKMNIGSGPLKLDYKTLAALPTTSLQKINRTPSSDYTSTESPIREAPYSPTIQPPSHQSSDSSLCSGRETRFASIHFTSTPNTRDHTSSSTRPGAILPVGRMRPSTSPAAPDGLSPSPFQHGPSPFNSQTSDMVYGVRNNFHAKQPSPESPSPGGKDSPEQRSFRDRQKYFEIDVKQQTPDKPKPRVSLVGEDDLKKMREEEERKFEQRAREYLLDEEEEDDEEDLAKHVAQMKVTGKVLLDGVEYDVEPVSVPSQPCATPPGYCGSSGPSSVDGKGDTPRNSLDDSFRLEQRPNSMTGLIPVYAGDSAAPIRTAKAERRHQERLRMQSPELAVAPDKDLSPAEKRALEAEKRAMWRAARMKSLEQDALKAQMVIAKSRDGKKRGTLDQLAESPSPAPTPSPTPMEELISPRGLTSPGRLSPDAVDDVQFTDDGSQHPGRATGPEAEDPVPATSALEEMALYSNKRKLRQGRRSLETAVPT, encoded by the exons ATTGCCGGATGGTTTCACTCAGCTGCGAGCGCTGGCTCACTTGGCGCTCAACGAGGTGTCGTTGCAGACTCTGCCCGGCGACATCGGAAA TCTGGCCAACCTGGTGACGCTGGAGCTGAGGGAGAACCTGCTCAAGTGTCTGCCCAC GTCGCTGTCCTTCCTGGTGAAACTGGAACAGCTGGACCTGGGCAGCAACGAACTGGAAGTGTTG CCGGACACACTCGGCGCACTGCCCAACCTGAGGGAGCTTTGGCTGGACCGCAACCAGTTGTCCTCCTTACCATCG GAGCTGGGGAACCTCCGGAGACTGGTGTGTCTGGACGTGTCGGAGAATCGCCTGGAGGAGCTTCCCTCCGAGCTGGACGGCCTCCTGGCCCTCACCGACCTGCTGCTCACACAGAACCTGCTGGAGGTGGTTCCGGACAGCATAG GTTGTCTGAAGCAACTGTCCATCCTCAAGGTGGACCAAAACAGACTTACTCACCTGACGGACTCCATTGGAGAGTGTGAAAACCTGACGGAGCTCGTCCTGACCGAGAACCTCCTCCAG ACGCTTCCTCGCTCGCTGGGCAAGCTGAAGAAGCTGACCAACTTGAATGTGGACCGCAACCGCCTGGGCGCCGTGCCCAAGGAGCTGGGCGGCTGCGCCAGCCTCAACGTGCTCTCGCTGCGCGACAACCGCCTGGGCAAGCTACCCGCTGAGCTCGCCGACGCCACAGAGCTGCACGTGCTGGATGTGGCTGGGAACAG ATTACAAAATCTGCCTTTTGCCTTGACAAACCTCAATTTGAAGGCCATGTGGCTGGCAGAGAACCAGTCGCAGCCCATGCTCAAGTTCCAAACCGAGGATGACGAGCGCACGGGGGAGAAAGTGTTGACCTGCTACCTGCTGCCTCAGCAGCCTTCCCCCAGCCTTG AGAACCTGCTGCAGAACAGCGTGGACGACAGCTGGACGGACAGCAACCTGAACAGAGTCTCGGTCATTCAGTTCCAGGAAGAGACCAAGAccgaggacgaggacgacgaggCTGCCGCCGAGCGCAGG GGCCTTCAGCGTCGAGCCACACCTCATCCCAGCGAGCTAAAGGTGATGAAAAAGGGGATCGAGGACAGGCGGAACGAAGCGTTCGCGCCCAGGCCCGAAAGAGAAGATCAGCCCTCCGATGCGCAG gagaaacggctcagcgACCTCTCGAACCAGAGCCACGACTCGCAGGTGTCCGACAGCACGCTGTCAGCCATCTCCCACGAGGAGCGGCGAGAGGTCGCCTTGCCCTCCCAGAGAGAGGACCTTGTGGACGGGCACTCCCGCCACGAGGAGGAGGACCTGGATGAGATGGAGGTGGAGTACATTGAG CCCACCGTACACTTTGCCGAGGAGCCCATCATCCGCGGCGGGGACGAGGACGACGGCGAGGAAGACGGCGAGCGGAGCGACGAGGAAGATGACATGGCCCCCTTCCCCGCCGAGAAGCAGCGTCTCATCCGGAAGGACACGCCGCACTACAAGAAGCACTTCAAGATCACCAAGTTGCCCCAACCCGAGACGGTGGCGGCCCTCCTGCAGGGCTTCAACCCCGACGGGCTCGGCTCGCCCGCGCGGGCCGCCGAGGACGAGCGGGACGGGCacgaggaggacgaggaagacGAGGGCGTCGGTACCCCTCGACTACGTCTCAGGGTGGAGGCGTCGGAGCTGGAAGACAGCCGATACCACGTCAACTCCAGTCAAGTCAAG GGGGTGTCATTTGATCAAGTCAATAATCTGCTGATTGAACCTGCTCGAATTGAGGAGGAAGAG CACACCTTAACCATCCTGCGCCAAACGGGCGGCCTCGGCATCAGCATTGCCGGCGGGAAAGGGTCCACGCCGTACAAGGGGGACGACGAG GGTATCTTCATCTCCAGAGTTTCTGAGGAAGGACCTGCAGCCAGAGCAGGAGTGAAAGTAGGAGACAAGCTGCTGGAG GTGAACGGCGTGGACCTCCACAAGGCTGAGCACCACGCGGCCGTGGAGGCCCTGCGCAGTTCCGGGGCCGCCGTCTCCATGACGGTGCTGCGCGAGCGCATGGTGGAGCCGGAAAACGCCATCACCACCACGCCGCTCAGGCCCGAGGACGACTACTTCCCACGGGAGAGGCGCAGCAGCAGCGGGCTGGCCTTCAGCTTGGAGGGCGGTCACGGCCAGGGTGCCGGGTTAGGACCCCTGCAGCGCCTCTCCACCTGCTTGGTGCGCAACGACAGGGGGCTGGGCTTCAGCATCGCCGGAGGAAAGGGATCCACGCCGTACCGCACTGGGGACACG gGGATCTACATCTCTCGGATTGCAGAGGGGGGAGCAGCCCACCGAGACGGCACGCTACGCGTAGGCGACCGGGTCATCTCT ATCAATGGTGTAGACATGACAGAGGCCAGACATGACCAGGCAGTAGCGCTCCTTACCGGCACCTCGCCCACTATCGCCCTACTGGTTGAGCGAGACCCCAACGCCCCGCGCTCCCCGGGCCTCTCCCGGCAGCGGGCCCACTCCCCGCCGCCACCGGAGCCCTCGGACTCTCCGGACCAGGACGAAGAGGGCCTGCAGGGGAACCACCTGGGCCGAATGGAGGATGAATACCCCATTGAG GAAGTGACGCTGGTCAAGTCAGGCGGTCCCCTCGGCCTGAGCATCGTGGGGGGCAGCGACCACGCCAGCCACCCCTTCGGCATCAACGAACCCGGGGTGTTCATCTCAAAG GTGATCCCTCACGGTTTGGCGTGTGAAAGCGGCTTGCGTGTGGGTGACCGGATCCTGGAGGTGAACGCCATCGACCTGCGCCACGCTACGCACCAGGAGGCCGTGCGGGCGCTGTTGGTCAACAAACAGGAGATCCGGATGCTGGTGCGCAGAGATCCCTCGCCGCCCGGGATGCAG GAAATTGTGATCCACAAGCAGCCAGGGGAGAAACTGGGAATCAGTATACGTGGAGGAGCTAAAGGCCACGTAGGAAATCCTTTTGACTCGACTGATGAGGGCATCTTCATATCCAAG GTGAGCTCAAGTGGCGCGGCCGCCCGGGACAGCCGGTTGCAGGTGGGCATGCGCATCCTGGAGGTGAACAACCACAGCTTGCTTGGCATGACGCACACAGAGGCCGTGCGAGTGTTGCGGGCCGTGGGCGACTCCCTGGTCATGCTGGTGTGCGACGGCTTCGACCCGCGCAAAGTGCCCACTGCGGAG GCGTCTCCTGGCATCATCGCCAACCCTTTTGCATCAGGCATCGTTCGTAAAAACAGTATGGAGAGTATCTCTTCTATAGATAGAGACCTGAGCCCAGAAGAGATGGACATCATGCAAAAG GAGTCTGAGATGGTGAGGGAGACGTCCCAGTGGGAGAAGGAAGAGATGGAGAAAATG AACATCGGCAGTGGACCTTTAAAGCTGGACTACAAAACCTTGGCAGCGTTGCCCACCACCAGCCTGCAGAAGATCAATAGG ACCCCATCATCTGATTACACCAGCACCGAGAGTCCAATCAGAGAAGCCCCCTACTCTCCGACAATCCAGCCG CCCAGCCACCAGTCTTCCGATAGCTCCCTGTGTTCCGGCAGGGAGACCCGCTTC GCAAGCATTCATTTCACCTCCACCCCCAACACCAGGGACCACACTTCATCCTCT ACCCGACCGGGCGCCATCCTCCCCGTCGGGCGCATGCGACCGAGCACCTCCCCGGCCGCTCCGGACGGCCTCAGCCCTAGCCCCTTCCAGCATGGCCCCTCTCCCTTCAACTCTCAGACCTCT GACATGGTGTATGGTGTGAGGAACAATTTCCATGCCAAGCAGCCTTCTCCAGAG AGTCCGTCGCCCGGTGGCAAGGACAGCCCGGAGCAGCGCTCCTTCCGGGATCGGCAGAAATACTTTGAGATCGACGTGAAGCAGCAGACGCCCGACAAGCCCAAGCCTCGCGTCTCGCTGGTCGGCGAGGACGACCTCAAGAAGATGAGGGAGGAGGAAG AGCGTAAATTTGAGCAGAGAGCGCGGGAGTACCTGCtggacgaagaggaggaggatgacgagGAGGACCTGGCCAAGCACGTGGCGCAGATGAAGGTGACTGGCAAGGTGCTGCTGGACGGAGTGGAGTACGACGTGGAGCCCGTGTCCGTGCCGTCGCAGCCGTGCGCCACGCCGCCCGGCTACTGCGGGAGTTCAGG GCCCTCGTCAGTGGACGGTAAAGGAGACACACCGAGGAATTCGTTGGACGACAGCTTCAGACTGGAGCAGCGGCCCAACTCCATGACTGG tTTGATCCCCGTGTACGCCGGTGACTCCGCGGCTCCCATTCGCACGGCCAAAGCCGAGCGGCGACACCAGGAGAGGCTCCGCATGCAGAGTCCGGAGCTGGCCGTGGCCCCGGACAAGGACCTCTCCCCCGCCGAGAAGCGAGCCCTGGAGGCCGAGAAGAGAGCCATGTGGAGAGCGGCACG GATGAAGTCTCTGGAACAGGACGCGCTCAAAGCCCAGATGGTCATCGCCAAGTCTCGGGACGGGAAAAAGCGCGGCACCCTGGACCAGCTGGCGGAGTCGCCCTCGCCCGCGCCCACACCCTCGCCCACCCCGATGGAAG AGCTCATCAGTCCTCGAGGACTAACCTCCCCGGGCAGACTG TCTCCTGACGCGGTGGACGACGTGCAGTTCACCGACGACGGCTCGCAGCATCCGG gTCGCGCCACCGGCCCGGAGGCCGAGGACCCCGTGCCCGCTACCTCGGCCCTCGAGGAGATGGCGCTGTACAGCAACAAGCGCAAGCTGCGACAAGGGCGCCGCAGTTTGGAGACCGCCGTGCCCACGTAA